Proteins found in one Candidatus Binataceae bacterium genomic segment:
- a CDS encoding DUF1329 domain-containing protein has product MKYNRITAIVTLAIVLACSSTSPASAQVKPGDLITRDNASKVAGLVSPGNMFLVQQGMAMRIVPTGQLEWPPPYKAATEKYSSQVGLSPDGNLANYVAGLPFPMVDADDPQAASKIMWNFEFRPMYTDDVDARNVETQSYAAGSSDEIEHFAFGHFGLYNYIGRTEVAPVPIDPGVLNMGIASRGGVYPVLEPAEMRGAGIVRERSILPKVEDYAWEYSSSSRRLRRLPASELSDAFGVARISGAGTRSGGGGATTYASTLDPNSAFGFSGKITEYSYRLLGERSMLASVDGNSPATPCANDGGRTVCENWQPRRIYVIEATAKPGSALSASTLIPKRILYIDSEGWFITASDLYDRDGRLWK; this is encoded by the coding sequence ATGAAATACAATCGGATTACTGCCATCGTTACTCTCGCCATTGTGCTCGCCTGCTCCTCGACATCCCCCGCGAGCGCACAGGTAAAGCCCGGGGACCTTATCACTCGCGACAATGCTTCAAAGGTCGCGGGACTGGTAAGTCCGGGAAACATGTTTCTTGTCCAACAAGGCATGGCAATGCGCATCGTTCCGACTGGCCAGTTGGAATGGCCGCCGCCGTATAAGGCCGCCACCGAAAAGTATTCGTCACAAGTTGGTCTCTCGCCGGACGGAAACCTCGCGAACTATGTCGCCGGTCTGCCCTTCCCGATGGTTGACGCCGACGATCCGCAGGCGGCGAGCAAGATCATGTGGAACTTTGAGTTTCGCCCCATGTACACCGACGATGTCGACGCTCGGAATGTCGAGACCCAGAGCTATGCCGCTGGTTCGTCGGATGAAATCGAGCATTTCGCCTTCGGTCATTTCGGTTTGTACAACTACATAGGCCGGACCGAGGTGGCACCAGTGCCTATCGATCCCGGAGTCTTGAACATGGGTATCGCCTCGCGTGGCGGAGTGTATCCAGTGCTCGAGCCGGCCGAAATGCGTGGCGCAGGAATTGTTCGCGAGCGTTCCATTCTACCGAAAGTCGAAGACTACGCATGGGAGTATAGCTCCAGCAGCAGGCGTCTCCGGCGTCTGCCAGCTTCCGAGCTTTCCGACGCCTTTGGTGTCGCCCGGATCAGTGGTGCCGGCACCCGGTCGGGAGGGGGAGGCGCGACGACTTACGCATCGACACTTGATCCGAACTCCGCGTTCGGATTCTCGGGAAAGATCACAGAGTACAGCTATCGGCTTCTGGGCGAACGTTCGATGCTTGCGTCGGTGGATGGGAATTCGCCCGCGACGCCCTGCGCTAACGATGGAGGTCGTACAGTCTGCGAGAATTGGCAGCCACGCCGCATTTATGTGATCGAGGCGACCGCAAAGCCTGGTTCGGCGCTCAGCGCCAGCACACTCATCCCGAAAAGGATTTTGTATATCGATTCAGAAGGATGGTTCATAACCGCGTCTGACCTGTATGACCGCGATGGTCGGCTGTGGAAG
- a CDS encoding DoxX family protein yields MRKLESLIAIVEEFLRRLSSFNWLAALLMRLFVGYFFFETGWAKLHNLDAFTQRFMEWDIPHPAFNAALSAYTECIGGALTVVGLGMRFVSIPMMINMAVAIITVKLKNVAGLDDFVELDEPLYALVYFWLMISGAGWISIDNLIRQTLGAALRNDKSPGLSSATSSASVSPLR; encoded by the coding sequence ATGCGCAAACTCGAATCGTTGATAGCCATCGTGGAAGAGTTCCTACGGCGGCTCTCGTCATTCAACTGGCTCGCAGCGCTGCTTATGCGCCTGTTTGTCGGGTATTTCTTTTTCGAGACCGGATGGGCCAAGCTGCACAACCTCGACGCATTTACCCAGCGGTTCATGGAATGGGACATACCGCACCCGGCCTTCAATGCTGCCCTTTCTGCATACACCGAGTGTATCGGCGGAGCGTTGACCGTGGTGGGGCTCGGGATGCGCTTTGTTTCAATCCCTATGATGATCAACATGGCGGTCGCGATCATCACGGTTAAATTGAAGAACGTCGCCGGCCTGGACGACTTCGTCGAGCTCGATGAGCCTCTCTACGCATTGGTCTATTTCTGGCTGATGATTTCAGGGGCCGGATGGATCAGCATCGACAATCTCATCAGGCAAACGCTCGGAGCTGCCCTTCGGAACGACAAGTCTCCAGGCTTATCGTCCGCTACCTCAAGCGCGTCCGTTTCCCCACTGCGGTGA